GAATCCTGAGCAGCATTTGGTTCAGGCAGGGGATCGAATCGAAATTTATCGTCCGCTGCTGGCGGATCCGAAAGAGGTTCGGCGTTTGCGTGCTGCCAAGGCCGCTCAGGTGCGTAAGCGCGGACAGTGATAGCCAGTGACAGGCAATAAAAAGCCCGGGAATGCCCGGGCTTTTTTATTCGCCACAAATTATTGCGGAGAGGTATCCAGTGGTTCAGGAATAGGCACTGGTACGGTTTTGACGCCATCCACATCTTTCTGGATCTGGTCCAGCAGCGAGCCCGGTTTGACCGGCTTCTCGGCTTTTGGCTTCTCGGCGTTCTCGGCAGGAGCGGTGACGGTGTTTCCGCTCTCTTTGCCAAGCAGGGCTTCGTCGCGGCTCACGCCAGGCATGAAGTCGCCGGCCAAGCTGACCAGTTGGTCGTTGCCATTGAAGATCAGGCTGACGCGTTCCTGTTGGCGTTCACCGCCGCCAGGTTGCAGGCTGTAGAGATAATCCCAGCGATCGGCATGGAACGTGTCGGTCAACAGAGGGTTGCCCATGATAAACCTTACTTGCCGTCGGGTCATTCCCGGGCGCAACTGGTCTATCATGTCCTGCGTCACGACATTGCCCTGCTGGATGTCGATTTTGTAAACCCCGGGGAATGAACAACCGGCGAGTGCGAGCAGTCCCACGAATGTGAAACTGGTTAGCAAGAGCTTGGTGTTTTGCATCGGTGGGCGACTTCCACTATCTTGGCTGGGACAACGTAAACCCCGATCATACCCGCATTAAGAGAAGCTGCGAAGCAGCATCGGCGAGAAAGCTGACCATGGTTGAAAATAGCGAACTACGTAAAGCCGGCCTTAAAGTGACTCTGCCACGGGTCAAAATTCTACAAATGCTCGATTCTACTGAGCAGCGGCACATGAGCGCTGAGGATGTCTACAAGGCGCTGATGGAAGCTGGTGAGGATGTCGGTCTGGCCACGGTTTACC
This genomic stretch from Pseudomonas sp. Os17 harbors:
- a CDS encoding outer membrane protein assembly factor BamE produces the protein MQNTKLLLTSFTFVGLLALAGCSFPGVYKIDIQQGNVVTQDMIDQLRPGMTRRQVRFIMGNPLLTDTFHADRWDYLYSLQPGGGERQQERVSLIFNGNDQLVSLAGDFMPGVSRDEALLGKESGNTVTAPAENAEKPKAEKPVKPGSLLDQIQKDVDGVKTVPVPIPEPLDTSPQ